One Numida meleagris isolate 19003 breed g44 Domestic line chromosome 6, NumMel1.0, whole genome shotgun sequence genomic region harbors:
- the FADD gene encoding FAS-associated death domain protein, giving the protein MDPFRALLNSLSASLSDMELRDLKFLCQDKIGKRKLESVHSGRELFSFLMEQQLIASHNVDLLKSMFEVIKRKDLISRLEQFVEEGEAVPPDEQPDMNERRLQKVVIEVICENVGRDWKMLIRKLDLSDVKMDRIIAANPRDLREQLFQSLREWQKWKGKDAKVTDLIKALRDCNMNLVADIAEQKLSHQNTATI; this is encoded by the exons ATGGATCCTTTCCGGGCTCTGCTGAACTCTTTGTCTGCCAGTCTGTCGGACATGGAGCTGCGCGACCTGAAGTTTCTGTGCCAGGACAAAATTGGGAAAAGGAAGCTGGAGTCTGTCCACAGCGGCCGGGAGCTCTTCAGCTTTCtcatggagcagcagctgattGCAAGTCACAATGTAGACTTGCTTAAAAGCATGTTTGAGGTCATTAAAAGGAAAGACTTGATCTCACGGTTGGAGCAGTTCGTAGAGGAAGGAGAAGCCGTTCCTCCTGATGAGCAACCTGACATGAATGAAAGAC GTTTGCAGAAGGTAGTTATCGAAGTCATATGTGAAAATGTTGGGAGAGACTGGAAAATGCTGATACGAAAACTTGACCTTTCTGATGTGAAAATGGACAGAATAATCGCGGCCAATCCACGTGATCTACGGGAGCAATTGTTTCAGTCGCTTCGAGAGTGGCAGAAATGGAAGGGGAAAGATGCTAAGGTGACTGATCTAATAAAGGCTCTTCGAGACTGTAATATGAATTTGGTGGCAGACATAGCTGAACAGAAGCTCTCGCATCAGAACACAGCAACCATTTGA